One region of Chryseobacterium sp. C-71 genomic DNA includes:
- the hisH gene encoding imidazole glycerol phosphate synthase subunit HisH, with the protein MIAIIKYNGGNVNSVQNAIERLGANSIITDDFELIKNADKVIFPGVGEASSTMKVLREKGLDQLIPSLKQPVLGICLGMQLMCKNNEEGNTIGMGIFDCDVRRFPPLDLVPHMGWNTVSELKEPLFSEISEEYDLYFVHSFYCELSESTTSVCDYILPFSASLQKDNFFATQFHPEKSGEFGNQLLKNFLKI; encoded by the coding sequence ATGATAGCGATTATAAAATACAACGGCGGAAACGTGAATTCTGTTCAGAATGCTATAGAAAGATTGGGCGCAAATTCAATCATTACCGATGATTTTGAACTGATAAAAAATGCTGATAAGGTTATTTTTCCAGGCGTTGGAGAAGCTTCTTCTACGATGAAAGTTTTAAGAGAAAAAGGCTTAGATCAGTTAATTCCAAGTTTGAAGCAGCCTGTTTTGGGAATTTGCCTCGGGATGCAGTTGATGTGTAAAAATAATGAGGAAGGAAACACAATAGGAATGGGAATTTTTGATTGTGATGTTAGAAGGTTTCCACCTCTTGATCTCGTTCCTCACATGGGCTGGAATACGGTTTCTGAATTGAAAGAGCCTTTGTTCTCAGAGATTTCAGAAGAATATGATTTGTATTTTGTCCACAGTTTTTATTGTGAATTATCTGAAAGTACAACTTCAGTTTGTGATTACATTTTGCCTTTCAGCGCTTCTTTGCAGAAAGATAATTTCTTTGCGACTCAATTCCATCCAGAGAAATCGGGGGAATTCGGGAATCAATTACTCAAAAACTTTTTAAAAATTTAA
- the hisA gene encoding 1-(5-phosphoribosyl)-5-[(5-phosphoribosylamino)methylideneamino]imidazole-4-carboxamide isomerase: MKIIPAIDIIDGKCVRLSKGDYNTKKIYNENPLEVAKEFEDSGIQFLHLVDLDGAKSKHIVNQKVLETIAKETSLHIDFGGGLKTEDDIEIAFNSGASKITIGSIAVQNPEFCFQLIEKYGSEKIILGADCENQKIKTSGWLEESDKNVIDFILDYQKKNIQNVICTDISKDGMLEGTSTKLYQEILDKTTIQLVASGGISCIEDVYLMKEIGCAGTIIGKAIYEGKISLNQLQNFIQNA, from the coding sequence ATGAAAATAATTCCTGCCATAGATATCATCGACGGAAAATGTGTGCGACTGTCAAAAGGTGATTACAATACTAAGAAAATTTATAATGAAAATCCACTTGAAGTTGCCAAAGAATTTGAAGATTCTGGAATTCAGTTTCTCCATTTGGTGGATCTGGATGGTGCGAAATCAAAACATATTGTCAATCAGAAAGTGCTTGAAACAATCGCAAAAGAAACGTCATTACACATCGATTTTGGTGGCGGACTGAAAACTGAAGATGATATTGAAATCGCTTTTAATTCAGGGGCTTCGAAAATTACCATCGGCAGCATCGCAGTTCAGAATCCTGAATTTTGTTTCCAATTAATTGAAAAATATGGTTCAGAAAAAATAATTCTCGGAGCCGATTGTGAAAACCAGAAAATAAAAACTTCAGGCTGGTTGGAAGAAAGTGATAAAAATGTGATTGATTTTATTCTTGATTATCAGAAAAAAAACATTCAAAATGTAATTTGTACAGACATATCAAAAGATGGAATGTTGGAAGGTACTTCAACCAAATTGTATCAGGAAATTTTAGATAAGACAACAATTCAATTAGTTGCAAGCGGCGGAATTTCATGTATTGAAGATGTTTATCTGATGAAAGAAATAGGATGTGCGGGAACCATTATTGGAAAAGCTATTTATGAGGGTAAAATATCATTAAATCAACTTCAAAATTTTATTCAAAATGCTTAA
- the hisF gene encoding imidazole glycerol phosphate synthase subunit HisF, translating into MLKKRIIPCLDIKDGTTVKGINFEGLRNAGNPIDLAKKYENEGADELVFLDITATIEERKTFVELVKNIAKELSIPFTVGGGIASVEDVRKLLEAGADKISINSSAVKNPYLISELAKEFGSQCIVVAIDTKFVNDDDWVFVKGGREMTALKTLDWAKKVEELGAGEILLTSMNGDGTKNGFDLRLTKLISENVNIPVIASGGAGKIKDFEDVFNQTKATGALAASVFHFGEISIDGLKNELKNRNINIR; encoded by the coding sequence ATGCTTAAAAAAAGAATAATTCCTTGCTTAGACATTAAAGACGGAACGACAGTAAAAGGAATCAACTTTGAAGGGCTGAGAAATGCCGGAAATCCAATTGATTTAGCCAAAAAATACGAAAATGAAGGAGCTGACGAACTGGTTTTTCTCGACATTACGGCGACCATCGAAGAACGAAAAACTTTTGTCGAATTGGTGAAAAATATCGCTAAAGAACTAAGTATTCCTTTCACAGTGGGTGGCGGAATTGCTTCCGTAGAAGACGTCAGAAAATTATTGGAAGCCGGAGCTGATAAAATCAGCATCAATTCTTCTGCTGTTAAAAATCCTTATCTGATTTCTGAATTAGCAAAAGAATTTGGAAGTCAGTGCATCGTTGTAGCAATCGATACAAAATTCGTAAATGATGATGATTGGGTTTTTGTGAAAGGGGGAAGAGAAATGACTGCGTTGAAAACTTTAGATTGGGCTAAAAAAGTTGAAGAATTAGGAGCAGGTGAGATTCTTTTAACGTCAATGAATGGTGACGGAACGAAAAATGGCTTTGATTTAAGATTGACAAAACTGATTTCAGAAAATGTAAATATACCGGTTATCGCTTCTGGTGGTGCGGGAAAAATTAAAGATTTTGAAGATGTTTTTAACCAAACAAAAGCAACCGGAGCTTTAGCTGCCAGCGTTTTCCATTTTGGAGAAATTAGTATTGATGGCTTAAAAAATGAATTGAAAAATAGAAATATCAACATAAGATGA
- the hisC gene encoding histidinol-phosphate transaminase yields the protein MMTTIDIQKLVRKNISELRPYISFRDNNAFENPLLMDANESPFGEFNRYPDSTHKNLREKISAFKNISASQIAIGNGSDELIDLIIKIFCEPKKDSVLVMNPSFAMYGFYAAINENKVLQLNLNENFEIVKEDFLNIIKENQPKILFLCSPNNPTGNSIEDIEFYIRNFNGIVVVDEAYIEFSEQKSSLELINEYPNLIVLQTFSKAWGLAGARVGIAYSSVEITNFIYTVKSPYNVNILSQNLVLEKLDQVEDFQNNLNEILKERDWLKDQLKNIVCVTKVYPTDANFFLIEFTEGEKVYEKLLENEILTSKRFPQIPNCIRINVGNRNENELLINTLKNI from the coding sequence ATGATGACAACAATAGATATTCAAAAATTAGTTAGAAAAAATATTTCAGAATTAAGACCTTACATCAGTTTTAGAGATAATAATGCATTTGAAAATCCTTTATTGATGGATGCGAACGAAAGTCCGTTTGGTGAATTTAATCGCTATCCGGATTCTACGCACAAGAATCTAAGAGAAAAAATATCGGCTTTTAAAAACATTTCAGCCAGTCAGATTGCCATCGGAAACGGAAGTGATGAATTGATCGATTTGATTATAAAGATTTTCTGCGAACCAAAAAAAGATTCTGTTTTGGTTATGAATCCATCTTTTGCGATGTATGGATTTTATGCAGCAATCAATGAAAATAAAGTTTTGCAGCTCAATCTCAATGAAAATTTTGAAATTGTAAAGGAAGATTTTTTAAATATAATAAAAGAAAATCAACCTAAAATATTATTTCTATGTTCACCTAACAATCCAACAGGAAATTCAATCGAGGACATTGAATTTTACATCCGAAATTTTAACGGAATTGTGGTTGTGGACGAAGCGTATATTGAGTTTTCAGAACAAAAATCTAGTCTTGAATTAATCAATGAATATCCCAATCTGATTGTTTTGCAAACATTCTCAAAAGCTTGGGGTTTGGCCGGAGCAAGAGTGGGAATTGCTTACTCATCGGTAGAAATCACTAATTTTATCTACACGGTCAAATCGCCTTACAATGTCAATATTTTGAGTCAGAATTTAGTTTTAGAAAAATTGGATCAGGTCGAAGATTTTCAAAATAATTTGAATGAAATTTTGAAAGAAAGAGATTGGTTAAAAGATCAGCTTAAAAACATAGTATGTGTTACGAAAGTATATCCCACGGATGCTAATTTTTTTCTGATTGAATTTACAGAAGGAGAAAAAGTTTATGAAAAATTACTTGAAAATGAAATTCTGACCAGCAAAAGATTTCCTCAGATTCCCAACTGCATCAGAATCAATGTCGGAAATAGAAATGAAAATGAACTTTTAATCAATACTTTAAAAAATATTTAA
- the hisIE gene encoding bifunctional phosphoribosyl-AMP cyclohydrolase/phosphoribosyl-ATP diphosphatase HisIE, with the protein MKIDFNKTNGLVPVIIQDERTLQVLMLGYMNEEAFNKTKEEGIVTFFSRSKNRLWTKGEESGNFLTVKNIQIDCDQDTILIKVIPKNTVCHTGNFSCFGEKDSKGFLYELESKIAQRIDDQVENSYTYSLFQRGINKVAQKVGEEAVELVIEAKDENADLFKNEAADLLYHFLILLKAKNFSLDEIEEILLDRNQ; encoded by the coding sequence ATGAAAATAGATTTTAATAAAACAAACGGCCTTGTTCCTGTAATTATTCAGGACGAAAGAACATTGCAGGTTTTGATGCTTGGTTATATGAATGAAGAGGCTTTTAATAAAACAAAAGAAGAAGGAATTGTCACTTTTTTCAGCCGTTCAAAAAACAGATTATGGACAAAAGGTGAAGAGTCGGGGAATTTTTTAACGGTAAAAAATATTCAAATCGATTGTGATCAGGATACAATTTTAATTAAAGTCATTCCAAAAAATACAGTTTGTCACACCGGAAACTTCAGCTGTTTTGGCGAGAAGGATTCTAAAGGTTTTCTATATGAATTGGAAAGCAAAATTGCTCAGCGAATTGATGATCAAGTAGAAAATTCCTATACCTATTCTCTATTTCAGAGAGGCATCAATAAAGTGGCACAAAAAGTAGGCGAGGAGGCTGTAGAATTGGTAATAGAAGCAAAAGATGAGAATGCTGATTTATTTAAAAATGAAGCGGCAGATTTACTATATCACTTTTTAATTTTATTGAAAGCGAAAAACTTTTCTTTAGATGAAATTGAAGAAATTCTATTGGATAGAAATCAATAA
- the hisB gene encoding bifunctional histidinol-phosphatase/imidazoleglycerol-phosphate dehydratase HisB, translating into MKKVLFIDRDGTLIIEPSTDFQVDSLEKLEFYPGIFQNLSKIAKEFDYELVIVTNQDGLGTDSFPFEDFIKPQEKMLLTFENEGIVFGDILIDKSFEHENSPNRKPEIGMLGKYVYGNYDLKNSFVIGDRLTDIQLAKNLGSKAILISEVENENAELTTRNWNEIYQYLRQIPRKAKVYRKTNETEIEVEVNLDGNGNSEISTGLHFFDHMLEQISKHGNLNLKIKVNGDLQVDEHHTIEDTGIVFGKAVLQALGKKKGIERYGFLLPMDDCLSQVAIDFGGRPWLVWDADFKREKIGDVPTEMFYHFFKSFTDAAKCNLNIKSEGENEHHKIESIFKAFAKAIKMAVNQTDQNYNLPSTKGSL; encoded by the coding sequence ATGAAAAAAGTATTATTCATCGATCGCGACGGAACTTTAATCATTGAGCCATCAACAGATTTTCAGGTTGATTCTTTGGAAAAGCTTGAATTTTATCCGGGAATTTTTCAAAATTTATCTAAAATAGCAAAGGAATTCGACTACGAACTGGTGATAGTAACCAATCAGGATGGTTTGGGAACAGATAGTTTTCCGTTTGAAGATTTTATAAAACCGCAGGAGAAAATGCTGCTAACTTTTGAAAATGAGGGAATTGTTTTCGGCGACATTCTGATTGATAAAAGTTTTGAGCATGAAAATTCGCCCAATAGAAAACCTGAAATCGGAATGTTGGGGAAATATGTTTACGGGAATTACGACTTGAAAAATTCCTTTGTGATTGGAGACAGGCTGACCGATATTCAGTTAGCTAAAAATTTAGGTTCAAAAGCCATCCTCATCAGTGAAGTTGAAAATGAAAATGCGGAATTGACGACGAGAAACTGGAATGAAATCTATCAATATTTAAGGCAAATTCCACGAAAAGCTAAAGTCTATAGAAAGACCAATGAAACCGAGATTGAAGTTGAAGTTAATCTTGACGGTAACGGAAATTCTGAAATCTCAACTGGTTTACATTTTTTTGATCACATGCTCGAACAAATTTCGAAACACGGGAATTTAAATTTAAAAATTAAAGTAAACGGAGATTTGCAGGTTGACGAACACCACACGATTGAAGATACCGGAATTGTTTTTGGAAAGGCAGTTTTACAAGCTTTAGGTAAGAAGAAAGGAATTGAAAGATATGGTTTTCTACTTCCGATGGACGATTGTCTGTCTCAAGTGGCGATTGATTTTGGCGGGCGGCCTTGGTTGGTATGGGATGCTGATTTTAAAAGAGAAAAAATTGGCGATGTTCCGACAGAAATGTTTTATCACTTTTTTAAATCCTTTACAGATGCTGCAAAATGCAATTTAAATATTAAATCTGAGGGTGAAAACGAGCATCATAAGATTGAATCAATCTTTAAAGCTTTTGCAAAAGCGATAAAAATGGCAGTTAATCAAACTGATCAAAACTATAATTTACCATCAACAAAAGGGAGTTTATAA